TCTTTTTTCTAGCACTGTAAACACGCACAACATTGATTCACAGGCTCATGTTATTTTTCCTTCTTCGTGGCTTGAAAACTTAGACAAGACAGCACCCATAAACGTGGGAGGTGCGCGTCTTGGCAATTCTCTTTCTGAAGAAGCAAAATGGATGGACTCATCGACTATTGCTCAAGGTAATGATTGTCTCTTGACCTTCGCATGGTGTCTAGTTGCAGCAATCATTCTTGTTATCGCAACTTGTGTTTACTATGCTTTTTGCAAGAAATACAAAGCGCTATTAAGCAATTCTGAAGATTTCGACGAACACGCTCTGTTAAATTCGCAAATTACTTTTGACGCTCACGCTATCAAGTTTAAGAAAGTTTTGATAATAACATCGCTTTTTTGCTTGATAGCCTGCATTTTCGCAGTAGTCATTTTTCACTCACTAATCGTTGCGATTTGTTTTGCAGTTTTAGTCGCCTTACTCGTGATTTTTATGAATTGGACGCCCACTATTCACTCTTGTTTTCTTGATAGAATCTAGGCATAGTAGTTTTAGTAGGAAGGTTGTTTTAATGAAAGATCAAAACGACAATAGTAGCGGATGGTCTCCTGCCGAAGAAAATGGTGAGAGCTGTTCATGTAGATGCCACAGCGAAGAAACAGAATCCAGAAGTGGAGAAACTTGTTCCTGTGGATGCCATGATGCTAAAAATGATGGGAACCCCGATGACTCATGTTCTTGCGGATGTCACAGTTCAGATAGCGACGGAAATGGCGAGAGAAAATGCTCTTGTGGCTGCCACGATTCGGAAGGCGGCAGTGCCGAAGCCTGCTCTTGTGGTTGCCATAATAATGAGAAGGCAGAAACAGAGCCTTGCTCCTTCTGTGGCGAAGAACATGCCGAGCAAGCAGAAATTTCCCAACATGATGATTGCCTTCAGCAACAACAGCATCCTCAACTAGCAGAACAACCTCAAGAGGATCAACAACCTCTGCAATCACAAGCTACACAGCAAGTGACATCAACGTTTGTTCCTGTTGCTGCAACTGCATCTTCAGCATCAACTGGTCAAATCGTTTATGAAAAGGGTTGCGTTTTAGCAGCGTGGGACGACGTTAAGGCGACAAAAGGCTGGTTTGGAAAAGTTTGTCTCATGGCTTTGATGTATTTTGTCCCTGTCTTAAATTGGGTGGTTGACGGCTATGCTCTTCGTTGGGCAAGACAGCTTTCGTTAGGTCAAGTTGAGGGTCTGCCTAAGAAAATCTTTTGCGACCGCGCTTTTGTTAATGGCGCCATGAAATTCCTGGTTTCATTGGTAGCTGCTATTGCTGTTTCTATTGTTTCTTCAATTTTAGGATTGGTCCCTTTTGTTGGAGCACTTGCAGCAATTGCATTTGGAATTTTTGTTGACATGTTCATGAACATTGCCTATGTTCGCATGTCTTTGTTTGATGAACTTGGTGAAGGCTTTAACATAAAGGAAGCCTTTAATTCCATGAAAAAAGAACCAGGCAAAGCTTTCATGATTGAATTCATGCCTTCGCTCATTATCTTTTTGACAGTTTCTGCGGTTGTGTTCATTGTCACGATTCTTTGTATTCTGACTACTGGACTTGCGGTTTGGTCGGCTGTCTACCCAATGATAGAGGCAGCAGGATCATATGAATATTTCACATATCTTCTTGAAAATGACCCCGAGTTTTTATCGCAGTTTATAACGATTCTTTTATCTGGGTTTATTGGACTCATTCCATGGATTCTCATAGGTGGATTCTTCGCAAACATCTTTGTTGTAACTTGCCTTTTGGTTCAAACACGCGCAGCCGGTCACTATGTTGCACGATATTGTGCAGAGTGGAGAGAAGAGCCAAAATTTCGCGCAGTTATCTATAATGAATAGCTTCAAGATGCAATGTTTATTGGAGATTTTTGAGGGAAATCGCAAAAAATAGCACCGATAGATTAGGAACCGCCCCGATAGGGCGGTTGCTTTTTGAGTTCGCTATGCCATGTATTGTTGCAGAACTTGTCTATTCTCTTTATTCAATTATTGACTCCGCTATATTGGGCTGGTTCGTTGGCGACTATGGTTTAGCTGTTGTCACACTTGCGCTTCCAGTACAAAACATTCTAATGGCATTTGGTCTTCTCATTGGGATGGGCGGAAACGCCCTTGCCGCGATACAGCTCGGAAAAGGGCAAATTGACAAGGTAGAACTCACGCTTGGAAATTCTACGGCCTTAATGATTATTTTTTCTCTTGTCATTTCAGTTGTCGGAACAATTTTTATTGATCCTCTTTTGACCATGATTGGCACGACTGCCGAACTTTGGGAGCCAACAAAACAGTTTGTTTTAATTCTCATTATCTTTGATGTGTTCGTCACAGTTGGATTTGGTCTTTATAACTTTTTGCGCACCGCTGGCAGACCAAATCTTGCACTTGCCTCTTCAGCTTTTAGTGTCGTTATGTGCGTTCTGTTTAACTTACTCTTTGTTCCAGTCATGGGTTTTGGAGTTGCAGGAAGCGCGCTTGCTACTGTTTGCGGGGAAGCAGCAACGGCAGTCCCTGTCATTCTATATTTCACAAAAGTGAAAGGTGCTGCGTTTCATTTGCGCTTGAAATGCATGAAGCTTGATCGAAATGACTCGCTTTTAATTCTCAAGCTTGGCCTGGCTTCTTTTGCAATGCAAATTGGATCAACTATCGTTAACGTCGTTTTCAATCACGTTATTGCTATTTATGGAAGCACGGCTGCTGTTGGGGTTTCGGGATGCTTGGCAGGCATTGGCGTGTCAAACAGAATGGTTTACATCATAGTTAGCATTTTTATTGGTGTTACTATGGGAATGCAACCTCTCATTGGCTACAACATTGGCGCTGAAAAATGGTCGCGCGTGTTGAAAACCCTCAAAGTTAGCTGCATTGCAGGCGTTTGTATTGGTTTTATTGCTCTTGCGATAATTCACTTGTTTCCTGATCAAATTCTTTCTTTATTTGGAATTAAAGGAGAACTTGAAGAATTCTCGAAGTGGGCTTTGTTTGTAAACATGTTTTTTTGCCCATTGGTTGGCTTTCAAATCATTGGAGGAAGCTATTTTCAATCAAGTGGACAACCGCTCAAGGCAGCAATCATCGAACTTTTACGTCAAGTCATTTTGCTAACGCCATTTTACCTAGTGTTTCCTTTAGTGGCGGGTCTTTTTAACACAAATGCAGTTAACATGATTCTATTCAGTGTGCCTGCGTCAGACTTCATTAGCGTTTGTGTGACGTCCGTTCTTGTTTATGTGGAAGTTAAAAAACTTAAAAATTGGATAACGTCATCAAAGAAGTAGCCATGGATGAAACAGAAGAAAAAACGAGCAACAACATTGCACGTGACTCTCTAATGATGACAGGTCTTGTCTTCATTTCCAGGTTAACGGGCTTTGTTCGCACGTGGGCACAAGCTTTCGCTCTTGGTGCAACAATGCTCGCGAGTTGTT
This portion of the Phoenicibacter congonensis genome encodes:
- a CDS encoding DUF4013 domain-containing protein; translation: MKDQNDNSSGWSPAEENGESCSCRCHSEETESRSGETCSCGCHDAKNDGNPDDSCSCGCHSSDSDGNGERKCSCGCHDSEGGSAEACSCGCHNNEKAETEPCSFCGEEHAEQAEISQHDDCLQQQQHPQLAEQPQEDQQPLQSQATQQVTSTFVPVAATASSASTGQIVYEKGCVLAAWDDVKATKGWFGKVCLMALMYFVPVLNWVVDGYALRWARQLSLGQVEGLPKKIFCDRAFVNGAMKFLVSLVAAIAVSIVSSILGLVPFVGALAAIAFGIFVDMFMNIAYVRMSLFDELGEGFNIKEAFNSMKKEPGKAFMIEFMPSLIIFLTVSAVVFIVTILCILTTGLAVWSAVYPMIEAAGSYEYFTYLLENDPEFLSQFITILLSGFIGLIPWILIGGFFANIFVVTCLLVQTRAAGHYVARYCAEWREEPKFRAVIYNE
- a CDS encoding MATE family efflux transporter, whose amino-acid sequence is MPCIVAELVYSLYSIIDSAILGWFVGDYGLAVVTLALPVQNILMAFGLLIGMGGNALAAIQLGKGQIDKVELTLGNSTALMIIFSLVISVVGTIFIDPLLTMIGTTAELWEPTKQFVLILIIFDVFVTVGFGLYNFLRTAGRPNLALASSAFSVVMCVLFNLLFVPVMGFGVAGSALATVCGEAATAVPVILYFTKVKGAAFHLRLKCMKLDRNDSLLILKLGLASFAMQIGSTIVNVVFNHVIAIYGSTAAVGVSGCLAGIGVSNRMVYIIVSIFIGVTMGMQPLIGYNIGAEKWSRVLKTLKVSCIAGVCIGFIALAIIHLFPDQILSLFGIKGELEEFSKWALFVNMFFCPLVGFQIIGGSYFQSSGQPLKAAIIELLRQVILLTPFYLVFPLVAGLFNTNAVNMILFSVPASDFISVCVTSVLVYVEVKKLKNWITSSKK